One Nicotiana tabacum cultivar K326 chromosome 23, ASM71507v2, whole genome shotgun sequence genomic window, AACTCAATTGCTATCCGTTTTTTCGGGTAAACATAAATCTCAACCTCTTTATATATAATATGTTTCACAGTAACAAGTTTCACATGATCACTAGAACTCGACTAATCAGCAATATTCAATATGAAGACTAATGAATCACCGATTATTCTAGTCTCGTCTTCTTCCTTGTTTTCTCTCCACGCTTCAACTTTGGTGACTTTTCATTTGAAGTGCCTATCACTAAAAGTGAAGAGAGTTCATGTTCAAGCTCAAGATAAAATTGGCAGCTCTTTTCGTCCGATAATGCATTATAGAAGACTCTTAGAATATTGTCCTTGGTGGTGCTGGCCACCAGACACCAGTACTGCACTGTAAATCTACTACTGTTGAAAAGCCTTAGTTTGAGATAGTTATGTAGCTTGATTACATGTTTTCTGTGCTTGTTTAATCTAATGGGAACCTCTAATTGATAAATCAATTGTTCTCTTAGTGTCGCAAATCTTTTATAAAAGTGATTGGCTTCTCCCATTTCTCAAGTTGATTCATATAACAGGTTTAAATCCCATTGAATTATAAATATACCCGAAATATATCTATATAAACGAGATCAACTTATTCATCTAAAGAGATTAACTTATCCATGTCATATATGAAACGGTATACAATCTGATATACTATGGATTTTAGTGGTCAAAATCTGTTTGGGCCAGGTATAACTTATGGTTGAAAATGGGTGAATTTTGGTTTTGATGGTTAACAAACATGGCAGATATATTAGGTTGGTCGAAAGATGTGGTGAAGGATCTGCTCATGCTAGGTTGGTCTTGTATTTGCGTGAGATACTGATTCGGTCggaattttcaaaaataatatttgttatatttttttaattctttcgaCTATTTTTCCGACAACATTGGTCGCAATGTTTGGCACAAAAATTCGGGATAAAAAATTACGACGGATTCGGTCGGAAACTAAAAGTCAAACAATTTTATTTGACCATTTGCGTCCGTTTCGGTCGCAATTTTTTTAAACTTTggtcaaattatttttttaaagttgcGATTGAAACGGTCGCTAATTTTGCGACGGAATCAGTCGCAGATTCTTTTTAATACCCCAGCCTCGCCCCCATCTCtatcttcttctcttttctttctttcttctcttcttcctcCATTGAAAGCCCCAGACCCCCAGCCCGCTGCTTGCCGAAAAAGGTACGTGACTTCTTCCCTCTTCTTCCCCAACCCTCCTTTTTGTTAAACCCATCCCCTATATCCACCCCTTCCCTCACACTTTCATTTTATCCACCCCCATCCCCACCCCTTCATCTTGTTCTTAAGAATGGCATAAGCTTTTAGTAAATTAATCACGgctgaaacttagtttctttcagAATACTTCAGGAAGATTCAGGATGCtgaaattcctttaaaaaagTGCATAGAGAGGGAACATATGATTCGTAAATAAAGCTGATGGTTGGTCAATAAGACCCTAAGACATATAGAGAGTCATGTTTCTTTAGTCAGAGACATTTCCAAATGATTGAATTTAGTATAGATGTGAACACATGATTTTGTTGATTAAATGGATTTGAATATACACTTCCATTCTTTTCCTGCTCTATGGCACattgaaaaaaaattcagttgTATCTAATGGCCTCGTGAGAAATAGCATCACCAGTACTAGATACTCCCTAAGTTTCAATTTATGTGTCCTGGTATTTTGTCTTTGTTACATAAAAGAATGCCATATTTTTATCCTTACTGATACTTTCTTATAAGAATGACGCGACATGTTTTATATGATTGAAAGGGTATTTTTGATGTGTTATACACACCTTTAGTTTAAGAtcacaaaatttaattttttttatatatattttaaacttCACGTCTAGTCAAATTAACACATATATAGAGTATTAATGTTGGTTAGCTAAGATTTGACATGTTAAAGCTAAGATTCTTCGCCGTGGATATTTTTAAAAATGTCATCACATTGAATACCCTTTGTTCATAGAAATTCTTTGTTTCTGGCATATGgtattcattaagtttgaatccaTATAAGAGGCAATGTATTATAAGAAAGATTCCTACTGACAATACTTGTAATCTTGGAATTACAACTACAGAAGTAAAGTACCATGTGGTTGATTATTTTGTCCTTTTCTATACAAACATCCTGTTCTGACACTAGAAATGCTCTTCCAATTACCCAAGGCTCAAGCAACAAAATGTCTCTTTGAAAGATTTATTATGTAtactttatatttatatttgttatgttaaatttttttatatgtaaatattttatattcattacACAGATAAATTCTTgcggtaaaaaaataaaaagatctaAGAAGAAAAAACACACTTTACCTAAGTCAACTCAGCTTCCTCCACCTACATCAAATATGAGCCCTCCTCCTATGCCTCCCCGTCCTTCCATGCCAGCTTCATAGCCATCTGACTTTTTCAAAGTCCCTCCCCCGTCTAGCTCGCTTCAGTATTACTCCATGCCTTCTTATGGTGGCTCAGCTTTGACCACCATTAATTTTATACCCACGTCTCATTTTTCAGTTTCTTCCCCGTGTGATCCTGCTAGTCAGTTCGGTGGCTCCACCGATTGCATCCCCGAGCCATCATAGTAGCTAGCATTGTGGTTTATCTTTTGTGCCTCATACATCGTCCACTCAATTATAATCTTCATTATCATCCACTTCAAGTATATCTAACTTGGATATTGGAGGCTCTCACGCAGTTGCATCCCCATCTACCAGTTTTTCTACAGTTGTTGGTACCGTGAGACAGTGTACTGGAGGGATTGTACAATACGATCATCTTCATCGGCTGATTATCGTTCCCCATGGCGACGGGTGAGTTTTCCTTCAATTTCCTTTTAAAAACTTTCCTTCAATATCATATTGATCTTGATGCATAGCGACAAACTCAGTCTGAAGGAACTCAGTCGTCCCCGGAGGATATGATTGCAATTTGGACACAAACGGCTGGGGGCATGAATAAAGGTATAAATGTTATGTAATTATCTATTTTGGTATTAATTTGAAAGTTGCTTGTTTGTtttcttacttcttttattttcttttccttatttctcatgaaaataataaataaaggtcGAGTCTACGGGATTGAAGTACAATCATCCTCCAGTCATCCACCAACAACATTATTCACTGGGGCATCAGTTTTCCAAGAAGACATAGAAGTTATGCATCAAAAAGTGGATCAAATGTCGCAAGAATTTCAAGCAACTCAGGCTTTGATCcaaaaattgttaaaaaaaaaaagcaagaaagGAGCTGCAATGGAGTCTGAGTCTGAGGAGGAGACTGAAACTGAATAGGCTATTTGAATATTTTAGAGTTGAAGTTAGAGACATGTTTAATTTATGTTGTTTGATAGTTGGTTGTTTGATTAGTTGGTTATTTGATTAGTTGGTTGAATTGTTATAAATATTACTGTTCATTTTGTAGTAGatattggattttggattttggattgtTATATTATATTTTTGGATTGTTATATTAAATTTTTGGTTAATTGTTAGGTGTTTGGTTGGCTGTTTTATTTGGCATGTGGTGTAATTAGAAATACAGCATGATTCTGCTTAAAAATGCCTAGATTTGCGACTAAATCAGACGCAAATTTTACCAGAAATTATCCAGATTTGCGACTAATTCAGTCGCAATTGAAAAATTCTaacaatatttaataaatatttgcgACTGAATCAGTGGCAAATGgagaatttttgatatttttaattaattaataatcaaTATTTACGATTGTTCCAATcagaataattaattaaaaaatagttttatttttaatttttcgacGAAATCAATCGAAACTTtttatttatacttatttttttttaactctGATCAGTGACTGAATCAGTCACTAAATTTGTGACTAATTCCATCGCAAATTGCTTAATTTCAAATGTCCCCGCATTTTTCAATTTGCGACTGAATCCGTCGCAATTTTTTGACGGATTCAGTCGCAAATATATTGCGACCACGTGTTTTCCGACTGACACTTTTCAGTCGCAAATCGGTCGAAAAAATACGATTTTCGACCGATTTGCGACTGATTCGACGATCGCAAATTTGCTGTTTTTTAGTAGAGGCAGCCGCCCAAATAATAGAGAATCTTGGCAAATCTTTATTGCTGACTTAGAGACCAAGTTTGTGAGGAAGAAGAATCATAATTGGAGTctttttaaggaaagaaatatatTTTCCTTACTTCCTTTATTCTCTAAGGTTAGGAGATCTATAAGGGATATATTCTGCATGAAATTGGTGAAAATTAAATAGGTTTCTTGCTAGAGAAGAATTATAATTGGAGTAGgaaacaaataggaaaaactatgtGGTCAACTAGTCATATATGGCAAGTTTTTTGTGAAGTAGATCTCttattatttatttctatttataATTTGGACTCTTTATGCTACTAATGTGTTACCTATATGTAGTCCAAGTTTACTTCATTGTATGTATGTACTTCCATCatttttcagaataaattgaGAGAAAAGTAAGAAAAAACGAGTTCAAAATTCTGAACTAGATATTGAAAGCTGGAATGTGCAGAAGAACCAGATTAGAGAACATGTTCCTTGATACAATGCCAAATTCATTGTCTCTAGTCTAGTTCATTGTATTAGGCTTATTGAGTTGTAATCTTATTTGCTTACACAAGAAGCATTTCGAGGGGTTTTTCTTTGTGAGAGAATTCAAGTCTTAGACTTGCGTTAGCTTGACCATTTTGCTACAATCAAAGTGGTTGTAGGCACTTAAGTGGCGAGGATTTAGTCTCTTAGGTTATAAGAATTTTGTAACCTGAAATTGCTCCTTGTTTTAGTGAAGTTTTTGTGAGAAATTTCAGAGATGGATCGTGATTTTTATTCCCTTGATCAATgaggtttttcacgtaaaaatctcaaTAAGGGAGCCGATATAAAAATCAAGTTCTTATACAAATGTATATGTGGTGCACCAAACTAAACACTTATCAATCAGTTGCTTCGGGCATTTTGGTTTTATTTATGGGCTGATGTCGACCAAACATATATGCTTTCTATTGAGTTTGGGAATGGGAAAGCAAGAGCTGATTGATTTTCATGTGTAACGTATATTTCGGTACTGCATGTACTGCAAATAAACTGCCAATCATGTACTACTGCTGAAATATTCATTCATCAAGTAGAAACCAAAACAAATTAAGACCACAAATATTTTATTAGCATTCTTCAATATACACGGTAATTAAATAGCTATTGGCGGGGCCAAGAAGTTTATATAAGAGGATTCTAAAAACAATGCTACAGCTGAAATTTGAACTTGTTTTTTATGTCACAGGGATTCAATAGTCTATTTCGAGGGAATTGAATTGAACCCTTTACCCTATACCCAACTCCCTTGACTGTACATTAACCTTTAATATGTTCACATAGTGAAGCATCCTTTACTAAATTTTGTCACCAACTTTACTTCTGGTGCAGATTGAGTAGTAGTATAATCAACGGTTTCCCATCTCCGGCGAGTCACCGGCCTCGGTAAGTTCTCCGGCACGATGGTTTCTAAAGAGTTCCCGTTCCACGGCGGGCACGATCTTTTCTCGCTCCATTTCTGTGCTGGTTTTCCGGCAATAATTTGTAATTGCATATCCCCGGCGATAGCACTAATTTCTTGATTTACTAATATTGAGCTGTCTAATTCTAATCCAATTACTATACATGCCATCCCTAATACACATTGGCTTTTCCATGATCCTTCTTTTCGTTGCCTGCTTAAATTAAAAGAGACAGCTAAATtatgttattttaaataaataccaagGAAAAAGATACATGCTTTTATGGAATCAGAGAAATAAAATAGGGGAGTTCGTGTCAGACATAAGAAGATTTTTTTTGGGATGAATACAAATGAATGAACAGTTAAAGATGTTGACTATGTCTCACGTTATTCAGATGGC contains:
- the LOC107811787 gene encoding protein CHLOROPLAST VESICULATION produces the protein MAVATKLCLNLSPQPPPSNFIPPPSKTTQVSWQRKEGSWKSQCVLGMACIVIGLELDSSILVNQEISAIAGDMQLQIIAGKPAQKWSEKRSCPPWNGNSLETIVPENLPRPVTRRRWETVDYTTTQSAPEVKLVTKFSKGCFTM